From Penicillium digitatum chromosome 5, complete sequence, one genomic window encodes:
- a CDS encoding putative integral membrane protein yields MTTTNVQDDYRGSSRAGTIAMAVLGVMFVILRFLARWKKSLKPGLDDFTILGALVPFLALVGLMLALNDFGMGSHSEKLAMENIIMIAKLLVTFECMFVTTIAVTRVSILLMYCRIFPTREMRITSMILGGISILWCVAVILVDIFQCTPIVRAWDKRIPGHCINLEASFIANAVPNIGIEILILSLPVRVVWGLHASLTHRLSVIAMFMLGSFVVFTSIYRITTLFEYDPADVAWTLGKSCTWCIIESSTGIISACMPTLRPLFLMFSSKFSSQSGTHRTRTEAEHSKGFELHNSALRPSDEPRNKTRVQLGVSHPDDGSDDEVPLNAIRVQQDMIWQESRGDSSLGYS; encoded by the exons ATGACCACAACCAATGTCCAGGATGACTACCGAGGCTCATCTCGCGCTGGGACGATCGCGATGGCTGTCCTGGGCGTCATGTTTGTGATTTTACGGTTTTTGGCAAGATGGAAGAAGTCCCTGAAGCCAGGACTGGACGATTTTACTATCCTGGGCGCGTTAGTTCCTTTCTTAGCTCTCGTTGGATTGATGCTAGCCT TAAATGATTTTGGTATGGGGTCCCATTCGGAGAAATTGGCGATGGAAAATATTATCATGATCGCAAAG CTTCTAGTGACATTCGAGTGCATGTTCGTCACAACGATCGCGGTCACCAGAGTTTCTATCCTACTCATGTACTGCCGCATCTTTCCTACGAGAGAAATGCGCATTACCTCGATGATCCTGGGTGGGATATCAATCTTGTGGTGCGTGGCTGTGATCCTCGTGGACATCTTCCAATGCACTCCGATTGTGCGAGCCTGGGACAAGCGCATTCCCGGTCACTGTATCAACCTCGAAGCCTCGTTTATCGCAAACGCAGTGCCCAACATCGGCATCGAAATTCTCATTCTGTCTCTACCGGTGCGGGTGGTATGGGGACTGCACGCAAGTCTCACGCACCGTCTGTCCGTAATTGCAATGTTTATGTTGGGTAGTTT CGTTGTCTTCACCAGTATCTATCGCATCACTACCCTTTTTGAATACGACCCGGCAGATGTTGCCTGGACGCTCGGAAAGTCTTGCACCTGGTGTATCATTGAATCCTCGACGGGGATTATCTCCGCCTGCATGCCGACCCTGCGTCCGTTGTTCTTGATGTTCTCATCCAAATTTTCCAGCCAGTCCGGTACTCACAGAACACGGACCGAAGCCGAGCATTCTAAAGGATTTGAGTTGCACAACTCTGCCCTACGACCGTCAGATGAGCCGCGTAATAAAACTAGAGTCCAACTAGGTGTCTCCCATCCCGATGATGGGTCTGATGATGAGGTCCCGTTAAATGCCATCCGAGTTCAACAGGATATGATTTGGCAGGAATCCAGGGGTGATTCCTCTCTAGGATATTCATGA
- a CDS encoding Epd1: MKFSLVALLTLAGVTVADLDPIVIKGSKFFYSSNNTQFFMRGVAYQRESTSSSGYADPLADVTACERDVPIMKELRTNVIRTYAINATADHSACMKLLSDAGIYVISDLSDPNLSIDRNDPSWKTDLFARYTSVVDELAKYNNTIGFFAGNEVSNTIATSDASAFVKAAVRDTKKYIKKKGYRPMGVGYATADVSDIRADMADYFNCGDIDDTIDFWGYNIYSWCGDSNYVESKYQDRTEEFANYSVPVFFAEYGCNQVQPREFTEVKALYGETMASVWSGGIVYMYFQEANDFGLVSVVDSTSVRTMSDFSYYSNEIASANPTGVNKASYTPTNTALRSCPTVGPNWEAESSPLPPIADIDLCDCMYDASACAVADSLDSTKYAKLFGTVCGNTDCSGLAANATTGEYGAYSMCSTKQQLTFALNKYYIEQNRAAGACDFDGSASIKAVTSATGTCSTQMMEAGIAGTATITTQNTGTGRSRSASSTGSSTGSSTKTSSGAISVHSSSSFGSFQVVASIATALLAGVGMIAL, translated from the exons ATGAAGTTCTCCTTGGTGGCACTGTTAACCCTGGCTGGGGTTACTGTTGCCGATTTGGATCCCATCGTCATCAAG GGCTCCAAGTTCTTCTATTCCAGCAACAACACTCAGTT CTTTATGCGTGGAGTTGCCTATCAAA GGGAGAGTACGAGTAGCAGTGGCTACGCTGACCCTCTCGCCGATGTCACCGCTTGTGAGCGTGACGTGCCTATCATGAAGGAGCTGCGCACCAACGTTATCCGGACCTATGCCATCAACGCCACTGCTGACCACTCGGCTTGTATGAAGCTCTTGTCGGACGCTGGGATTTACGTCATCTCCGATCTATCCGATCCCAATCTATCGATCGATCGAAACGATCCTTCGTGGAAAACGGATCTCTTTGCCCGATACACCAGTGTTGTCGATGAACTTGCCAAGTATAACAATACTATTGGCTTCTTCGCGGGAAATGAGGTTTCTAACACCATCGCTACTTCCGACGCCAGCGCTTTCGTCAAGGCTGCTGTTCGCGATACCAAGAAGTAcatcaagaagaagggcTATCGCCCTATGGGGGTGGGATATGCTACCGCCGATGTGTCCGACATCCGGGCGGACATGGCCGACTACTTCAACTGCGGAGACATCGACGACACGATTGACTTCTGGGGATACAATATTTACTCGTGGTGCGGGGATTCCAACTACGTGGAATCTAAATACCAGGATCGCACAGAGGAGTTTGCCAACTACTCCGTCCCTGTCTTCTTCGCCGAGTACGGTTGCAACCAGGTCCAGCCCCGCGAATTCACCGAGGTGAAGGCCCTGTATGGCGAGACTATGGCTAGTGTCTGGTCCGGTGGCATTGTGTACATGTACTTCCAGGAGGCCAACGACTTCG GCCTCGTTTCCGTTGTCGATAGCACCAGTGTCCGCACAATGAGCGACTTCAGTTACTATTCCAACGAGATCGCCAGCGCCAATCCCACTGGTGTCAACAAGGCCTCCTACACTCCCACCAACACCGCTCTGCGAAGTTGCCCTACCGTCGGGCCCAACTGGGAAGCCGAATCCTCCCCTCTGCCCCCTATTGCGGATATCGACCTGTGCGACTGCATGTACGATGCCTCCGCCTGCGCGGTCGCTGATTCTCTGGACTCGACGAAGTACGCCAAGCTGTTCGGCACCGTCTGCGGTAACACCGACTGCAGCGGACTGGCAGCCAATGCTACGACCGGCGAATACGGTGCTTACAGCATGTGTTCGACCAAGCAGCAGCTTACCTTTGCTTTGAACAAGTACTACATTGAGCAGAACCGTGCTGCTGGTGCTTGCGACTTTGACGGATCTGCATCCATCAAGGCCGTTACCAGTGCTACGGGCACTTGCTCTACACAGATGATGGAGGCCGGTATCGCTGGGACCGCAACTATCACGACGCAGAACACTGGCACTGGTCGCTCTCGCTCTGCTTCCTCGACGGGCTCGTCGACGGGCTCGTCGACCAAGACTAGTAGCGGCGCTATCAGCGTGCATTCCAGCTCTTCCTTCGGCTCTTTCCAGGTGGTTGCCTCCATTGCGACCGCACTCCTGGCAGGTGTTGGAATGATCGCTCTGTAA
- a CDS encoding Magnesium transporter MRS2/LPE10, whose product MATFIPSRFSIGAALSSLGISLPAGDVLLGNADYTCSLLNRVFSKNETFTMTSPYYSVFIDEAWSQNCRLNASCVVTPKSAQEVSRLLQILGILETKFAIRSGGHNINPGFSSIGRHGVLVALEKLNTIFLSADRGTVTVGPGNRWGAVYKYLQPYNVTVLGGREVDVGVGGYILGGGLSTFYNTHGLALDSVTRFQVVLPNGKIVDATQTEYADLYKGLKGGLNNFGIVTEYDLTTNTGIDVYYELSTYTVANTPAVLEAYAKYLLDGDINSNVEIQINPTYTLVFYGYLGHVTTPATFDPFSGIPVASALYPPTNGSLSELLLMIGSTGLTSKGVSYGGTFTFKVTGPKFLQDTFSAYLEAAASLPPGAGLSYVPQGIMPNLVTRGNLQNGGNLLGLEATTQMWVNMFAQFPDELSQSVIMGTVDSVLANLTSSAKSQGLFLPYIFVNDGGPNQKPLTSFGEKNIKDIDAVAKKYDPKGIMQKLQNLAYLVAKEL is encoded by the exons ATGGCAACCTTCATCCCATCTCGATTCTCAATTGGTGCTGCTCTCTCCTCGCTGGGCATCTCTCTCCCCGCTGGAGACGTTCTTCTCGGAAATGCCGATTACACCTGTAGCCTCTTGAATCGTGTCTTTTCCAAGAACGAGACCTTCACTATGACCTCGCCTTACTATAGTGTTTTTATCGACGAAGCCTGGTCACAGAACTGTCGGTTAAATGCATCCTGCGTTGTGACGCCAAAATCCGCTCAAGAGGTCTCACGTCTATTACAGATCCTCGGCATTCTAGAGACGAAGTTCGCTATTCGCTCTGGTGGGCACAACATCAACCCAGGATTTAGTTCGATCGGTCGCCATGGAGTGTTGGTCGCTCTGGAGAAATTGAACACTATTTTCCTAAGCGCCGATCGCGGAACTGTGACTGTGGGGCCTGGGAATAGATGGGGTGCTGTATATAAGTACCTCCAGCCGTATAATGTCACCGTCTTGGGTGGTCGTGAAGTGGATGTAGGCGTTGGCGGGTACATTCTCGGTG GGGGCCTCAGCACCTTCTACAATACCCACGGATTGGCTCTTGACAGCGTCACCCGATTCCAGGTGGTGCTTCCCAATGGAAAAATTGTCGACGCCACCCAAACTGAGTATGCCGATCTATACAAAGGACTGAAGGGAGGTCTGAACAACTTCG GCATCGTGACTGAGTATGATCtcaccaccaacaccggcATCGATGTCTACTATGAGTTAAGCACCTACACCGTTGCCAACACCCCCGCCGTACTTGAGGCCTATGCAAAATATCTTTTGGATGGCGATATCAACAGCAATGTGGAGATCCAGATCAATCCCACCTACACTTTGGTTTTTTACGGGTATCTTGGCCATGTAACTACACCCGCAACCTTTGATCCATTCTCTGGCATCCCTGTGGCCTCGGCATTATACCCACCAACAAACGGCTCGCTCAGTGAGCTTCTCCTCATGATTGGCTCTACCGGGCTGACTTCCAAGGGCGTATCCTACGGCGGTACATTCACGTTTAAGGTAACAGGGCCGAAATTCCTGCAAGATACCTTTTCGGCCTATCTCGAGGCCGCTGCCTCTCTGCCCCCCGGTGCGGGACTTTCTTACGTACCTCAAGGTATCATGCCAAATCTAGTAACTCGAGGCAATCTGCAGAACGGAGGTAATCTGCTCGGTCTCGAGGCGACGACGCAAATGT GGGTGAACATGTTCGCTCAATTTCCAGACGAACTCAGCCAATCGGTGATAATGGGTACCGTAGACTCAGTGTTGGCCAATCTCACCTCCAGCGCCAAGTCGCAGGGTCTTTTCCTCCCCTACATCTTCGTCAACGATGGGGGTCCCAACCAGAAGCCGCTGACGTCTTTTGGGGAGAAGAATATCAAGGATATCGACGCAGTGGCGAAAAAGTATGACCCCAAAGGTATCATGCAGAAATTGCAGAATCTGGCATATCTTGTTGCGAAGGAGTTGTAA
- a CDS encoding Magnesium transporter MRS2/LPE10, with protein MKQPKIQIPSCGRRKIVTLPNKSHHVIQEPDRKREATFNQKVFDLSLSLSQSRINDATELRCIVLGLDGSIKESETRGTRDDLAKEWGLDGRDLRNVDLVSEGIPHLLVRPSVIFISMFTLRLLVRAHGVLLFLLPLEDCHVKVQDVFMTDLQRRLRPGPGSGIIAKLPYELRVVDAALASVIATLEAEHILIRREVEDSLRDSTREDVVYSVLRGLQDHRTRLVAIQQRARQFRSALREILENDDDMATMFLTDRQAGQPHAVEDHREVEYLLGAYYKNTDAIAESATALLGDLERTTETIQSILDVRRNQILVFEAQLEICMLGFAVSTFVAGLFGMNVANFFEESTSAFIILVLACVMGTVTIAKYGLWKLNKFRKLRF; from the coding sequence ATGAAACAACCCAAGATCCAGATCCCCAGCTGCGGCAGACGGAAGATCGTCACGCTCCCCAATAAATCACATCACGTCATTCAGGAGCCTGACAGGAAAAGGGAAGCAACCTTCAATCAAAAGGTGTTCGATTTATCTCTTTCTTTGTCCCAAAGCCGCATTAATGATGCGACAGAGTTGCGCTGCATAGTCCTGGGTCTCGATGGCTCTATCAAGGAATCTGAAACTCGAGGAACTAGGGATGATCTTGCTAAAGAATGGGGATTAGATGGTCGCGATCTGCGTAACGTGGATCTTGTCTCGGAGGGGATCCCTCATCTGTTGGTCCGTCCGTCTGTCATCTTTATCAGCATGTTCACTTTACGGCTCCTGGTCCGCGCACATGGAgtccttcttttccttctcccaCTTGAGGACTGCCACGTGAAGGTGCAGGATGTTTTTATGACAGACCTCCAGAGAAGGCTCCGACCTGGTCCGGGCTCTGGTATCATAGCGAAGCTCCCATATGAGCTACGTGTAGTGGATGCCGCACTTGCTTCTGTGATTGCCACTCTTGAAGCTGAACACATTCTCATCCGGCGAGAAGTCGAAGATAGCTTGCGGGATTCAACAAGAGAAGATGTAGTTTACTCTGTTCTCCGTGGGTTACAGGATCACCGGACAAGGCTCGTGGCTATTCAGCAGCGTGCCCGTCAGTTCCGCTCGGCATTACGAGAAATTCTTGAAAATGATGACGATATGGCGACCATGTTCTTGACAGATCGACAGGCAGGTCAACCGCATGCGGTAGAGGATCACCGTGAAGTGGAATATCTTCTCGGGGCGTATTACAAAAATACAGACGCGATCGCGGAGTCGGCAACTGCTCTACTGGGAGATTTGGAGCGCACAACTGAAACCATTCAGTCGATCTTGGATGTGCGACGAAATCAGATCCTGGTGTTCGAGGCTCAACTGGAGATCTGTATGTTGGGATTCGCCGTTTCAACTTTTGTGGCTGGTCTGTTTGGAATGAATGTGGCGAACTTCTTTGAAGAGAGTACTTCGGCCTTTATCATCCTTGTTCTAGCGTGTGTGATGGGAACGGTAACTATCGCGAAGTATGGCCTGTGGAAGCTTAACAAATTCCGGAAATTGCGATTCTAG